Proteins encoded in a region of the Quercus lobata isolate SW786 chromosome 8, ValleyOak3.0 Primary Assembly, whole genome shotgun sequence genome:
- the LOC115957389 gene encoding uncharacterized protein LOC115957389 encodes MLFVQSPSKNQPSRFINLVIVSSSVCVIYLLVSLLLTCSSNLLHTYSSSSEHVHAPTSLEHIVFGIASNQKSWTKRKEYVRLWWKPRQMRGCVFLESPPPDHEPANNDTSLPPVCISEDTSRFRYTYRNGLRSAIRVARVVSETVALNHSDVRWYVFGDDDTVFFPDNLVKTLSKYDHGLWYYIGTHSEIFEQNRFFGFGMAFGGAGFAISYPLAKILAKVFDSCIERYPHLYGSDSRVYTCLAELGVTLTHEPGFHQVDVRGDLFGLLAAHPVTPLVSLHHLDHLDPIFPKMTTTKALKHLFEAANVDSQRILQQSICYDRWFSWTVSVSWGYAVQIFPNHIFLPDVLHVQQTFQPWKKGSPLAEAYTFNARQLHSDPCRRPTIFFFDGISSNRDGIKSNYKKSFVNCSHDMASPRKVQEIRVLSHKLDLDIKQLQAPRRHCCDVLPSSAGEVMEVAIRECKDEELIYMHP; translated from the exons ATGCTGTTTGTTCAATCACCCTCCAAAAACCAACCATCTCGTTTCATAAACCTCGTTATTGTCTCATCTTCTGTATGTGTAATCTATCTTCTTGTGTCACTACTCCTCACATGTTCTTCAAACTTGTTACATACAtattcttcatcatctgaaCATGTTCATGCACCAACCTCTCTCGAGCATATTGTGTTTGGGATTGCCTCTAACCAGAAATCTTGGACTAAGAGGAAGGAGTATGTTCGGCTTTGGTGGAAACCTCGCCAAATGAGAGGATGCGTGTTCCTTGAAAGCCCTCCACCTGATCATGAACCTGCCAACAATGATACTTCTCTTCCACCGGTTTGCATCTCTGAAGACACTTCACGATTTCGGTACACTTACAGGAATGGCCTCAGGTCAGCGATTCGCGTGGCACGTGTTGTTTCCGAGACTGTGGCACTCAATCATTCTGATGTGCGTTGGTATGTGTTTGGGGATGATGACACGGTTTTCTTTCCAGACAATTTGGTAAAGACTCTCTCAAAGTATGATCATGGCCTCTGGTACTACATTGGGACTCACTCTGAGATTTTCGAGCAGAACaggttttttggatttggaatggCTTTTGGAGGGGCAGGTTTTGCTATAAGTTACCCCTTGGCAAAAATTCTGGCAAAGGTTTTCGATTCTTGTATAGAACGGTATCCACATCTCTATGGAAGTGATTCAAGGGTCTACACTTGCTTGGCAGAGCTTGGAGTTACTTTGACACATGAGCCAGGTTTCCATCAG GTTGATGTGCGGGGCGATTTGTTTGGTCTATTAGCTGCACATCCAGTTACACCCTTGGTATCCCTGCATCACTTGGATCACCTAGACCCTATCTTCCCAAAAATGACAACCACTAAAGCTCTAAAACATTTATTTGAAGCTGCGAATGTTGATTCCCAGAGAATCTTACAACAATCAATTTGCTATGATAGATGGTTTTCATGGACCGTTTCTGTTTCATGGGGTTATGCTGTTCAAATATTCCCAAACCATATATTTTTGCCAGACGTTCTCCATGTGCAACAAACATTCCAGCCGTGGAAAAAAGGAAGCCCTTTGGCAGAAGCCTATACATTTAATGCAAGACAACTTCATTCTGACCCTTGTAGAAGACctaccattttcttttttgatggtATATCTTCCAATAGGGATGGAATCAAGAGCAATTACAAGAAGTCTTTTGTAAATTGCTCACATGACATGGCTTCACCAAGGAAAGTGCAAGAGATCAGAGTGCTCTCACATAAGTTAGACCTTGATATTAAACAG TTGCAGGCTCCAAGAAGGCATTGTTGTGATGTGTTACCTTCTTCTGCTGGTGAAGTTATGGAAGTTGCAATTAGAGAATGCAAAGACGAGGAGTTAATTTACATGCATCCATAA